Proteins encoded within one genomic window of Ignavibacteriales bacterium:
- a CDS encoding DapH/DapD/GlmU-related protein: MEKKNINNVKLGKDVKIFDFVNLYGCSIDDNTKVGTFVYPHATNLDGSMQTETDWKVEETFIKKGASIGSSSTIMCGITIGENSIIGAGSVVTKDVPANAIVAGVSAKVIKKL; encoded by the coding sequence ATGGAAAAGAAAAACATCAATAATGTAAAACTCGGTAAAGATGTAAAGATTTTTGATTTCGTTAATCTTTATGGCTGCTCAATTGATGATAATACTAAGGTTGGTACATTTGTTTATCCGCATGCCACAAATTTGGATGGAAGCATGCAGACCGAAACCGATTGGAAAGTGGAAGAAACATTTATCAAAAAGGGTGCATCAATTGGTTCATCATCAACAATAATGTGTGGCATTACGATTGGTGAAAATTCAATCATAGGTGCCGGTTCAGTAGTTACCAAAGATGTTCCGGCGAATGCTATTGTAGCAGGTGTGTCGGCAAAAGTTATAAAGAAACTTTAA